A genomic segment from Streptomyces sp. NBC_00654 encodes:
- a CDS encoding ABC transporter ATP-binding protein, translating into MTTPDTQRPRAGSRILRTALRRNVGAMAWGTVLMGMYQAAETAFPIALGLIVEHTMQDRSLGALAVSIGALAVIITTVSLSWRFGMRILQKANTTEAHRWRVQVAACGLQPVARDVDLKSGEVLTIATEDADQTADIIEVVPLLISSLVAVLVAAVALGLADIRLGLLVIAGTVAILSILAVMSKRIGASTREQQARVARAGAKVADLITGLRPLHGFGGNHAAFLSYRKVSTEAKHQAITVARVNGAYAGTALALNAVLAAAVTLTAGWLAFGGVITIGELVMAVGLAQFIMEPLKMFSEMPKYVMIARASAERMSLVLSAPPVTAPGPERPAVGGDLVVDCVRYGSLHELKFEVPAGEFVAIAVYQPRAAADLASVLAVNVPPHAYEGTVRVGGQAIGDLSVEAVREHLLVNPYDAEIFAGTLRTNIDPSGTSRTVPEAVEASMLTDVVALHREGLDYGVRDRGANLSGGQRQRLSLARALAADTEMLVLHDPTTAVDAVTEQLIARNVAKLRRGRTTVVITSSPALLDAADRVLVLDDGVITAQDTHRNLLATDEDYCLAVAR; encoded by the coding sequence ATGACCACTCCTGACACGCAGAGGCCCCGCGCGGGGTCCCGGATCCTGCGGACCGCACTGCGCCGCAACGTCGGTGCCATGGCCTGGGGCACCGTCCTCATGGGCATGTACCAGGCGGCGGAGACCGCCTTCCCCATCGCGCTCGGCCTGATCGTCGAGCACACGATGCAGGACCGGAGCCTCGGCGCGCTCGCCGTGTCGATCGGCGCGCTGGCCGTGATCATCACGACGGTGTCGCTGTCGTGGCGGTTCGGCATGCGCATCCTGCAGAAGGCCAACACGACCGAGGCGCACCGCTGGCGGGTGCAGGTGGCGGCCTGCGGACTCCAGCCGGTGGCCAGGGACGTCGATCTGAAGTCCGGCGAGGTGCTGACCATCGCCACCGAGGACGCCGACCAGACCGCCGACATCATCGAGGTGGTGCCGCTGCTGATCAGCTCACTGGTCGCGGTGCTGGTCGCGGCCGTCGCGCTGGGGCTGGCCGACATCCGGCTCGGCCTGCTGGTCATCGCGGGAACCGTCGCGATCCTGTCCATCCTGGCCGTGATGTCCAAGCGCATCGGTGCCAGTACCCGCGAACAGCAGGCCCGGGTGGCGCGGGCGGGCGCGAAGGTCGCCGACCTGATCACCGGCCTGCGCCCGCTGCACGGCTTCGGCGGCAACCACGCGGCGTTCCTCTCCTACCGGAAGGTCAGCACGGAGGCGAAGCACCAGGCGATCACCGTGGCCAGGGTGAACGGCGCCTACGCCGGTACGGCGCTGGCCCTCAACGCGGTCCTCGCCGCGGCGGTGACCCTGACGGCGGGCTGGCTGGCGTTCGGCGGCGTGATCACCATCGGTGAGCTGGTCATGGCCGTGGGCCTCGCGCAGTTCATCATGGAACCGCTGAAGATGTTCTCGGAGATGCCGAAGTACGTGATGATCGCGCGCGCTTCGGCCGAACGGATGTCGCTGGTGCTGTCCGCGCCGCCGGTGACGGCCCCGGGCCCGGAGCGCCCGGCCGTGGGCGGCGATCTCGTGGTCGACTGCGTACGGTACGGGTCCCTGCACGAGCTGAAGTTCGAGGTGCCCGCCGGCGAGTTCGTGGCGATCGCCGTCTACCAGCCTCGCGCGGCGGCCGACCTCGCGTCGGTCCTGGCCGTGAACGTCCCGCCCCATGCCTACGAGGGCACGGTACGGGTCGGCGGGCAGGCGATCGGGGACCTGTCCGTCGAGGCGGTCCGCGAACACCTGCTGGTGAACCCGTACGACGCTGAGATCTTCGCGGGAACCCTCCGTACGAACATCGATCCGTCGGGCACCAGCCGGACGGTCCCCGAGGCCGTCGAGGCGTCCATGCTGACCGATGTCGTCGCACTTCACCGCGAAGGACTCGACTACGGCGTCCGCGACCGCGGCGCGAACCTCTCCGGAGGGCAGCGCCAACGGCTGTCCCTGGCCCGCGCCCTCGCCGCCGACACCGAGATGCTGGTCCTGCACGACCCGACGACGGCCGTCGACGCGGTCACCGAACAGCTCATCGCACGCAACGTCGCGAAGCTGCGCCGAGGCCGCACCACCGTCGTGATCACCAGCAGCCCGGCCCTGCTGGACGCCGCCGACCGTGTGCTCGTCCTGGACGACGGCGTCATCACCGCGCAGGACACCCACCGCAATCTGCTGGCCACCGACGAGGACTACTGCCTGGCCGTGGCGCGGTGA